The following proteins are co-located in the Rheinheimera salexigens genome:
- a CDS encoding TatD family hydrolase encodes MTLWCDVGVNLFSEQFAADRPLVLERATAAGVKHLLLIGSDLAESEQNLQFCLQQAQQQTSLSLVTTAGVHPHYAAQVTDNWLQQLTQLLSADSVVAIGECGLDFNRDFSPRPQQQQVFAEQLQLAVQYNKAVYLHERDAFDTQIAMLKQHNIQHGVAHCFTGNVQQLRAYLDLGLYIGITGWVCDDKRGAELQQAIAYIPNDRLLLETDAPFLMPKNIQPKPNSRRNEPAYISYVAEKVAELKHCSVSDISTLTWQNSQRLFGFMPRPEHD; translated from the coding sequence ATGACCTTATGGTGTGATGTTGGCGTTAATTTATTTAGTGAGCAATTTGCCGCCGATCGGCCACTTGTGTTGGAACGCGCCACCGCTGCCGGGGTTAAGCATTTACTGTTAATTGGTAGTGACCTAGCAGAGTCTGAGCAAAACTTACAATTTTGCCTTCAGCAAGCTCAGCAACAGACCAGTTTAAGTCTAGTAACAACCGCTGGCGTGCATCCGCATTACGCAGCACAAGTAACCGACAACTGGTTACAGCAATTGACTCAACTGCTTAGCGCTGACTCTGTGGTGGCGATTGGTGAGTGCGGGCTAGACTTTAATCGTGATTTTTCACCTCGACCACAACAACAGCAAGTGTTTGCCGAGCAATTACAATTAGCCGTGCAATATAATAAAGCGGTTTATCTGCATGAGCGAGACGCTTTTGACACCCAAATTGCCATGTTAAAGCAACACAATATTCAGCACGGCGTCGCGCATTGCTTTACCGGTAATGTCCAACAGTTGCGTGCTTATCTGGATTTAGGTTTATATATTGGTATAACCGGTTGGGTTTGCGACGATAAACGTGGCGCTGAACTGCAACAAGCTATTGCTTATATTCCCAATGACAGATTGTTATTAGAAACCGATGCGCCTTTTTTAATGCCAAAAAATATCCAACCAAAACCTAATTCACGCCGCAATGAGCCCGCTTATATTAGCTATGTGGCTGAAAAAGTGGCCGAATTAAAACACTGCTCGGTAAGCGATATCTCAACATTAACTTGGCAAAATAGCCAACGACTGTTTGGTTTTATGCCAAGGCCAGAGCATGACTGA
- a CDS encoding GGDEF domain-containing protein has protein sequence MTELWYYFIAGNILAICIVIPLAWWLLHRQQQQMTTQAAELRSHSFELQITLNELAEKNYILQQQSLIDSLSNAYNRSYFDQQMAAEINRSRREQTSLALIFIDIDHFKTINDQSGHLVGDLVIKNLVWLIQQQLKRASDKLCRYGGDEFAIILPNTEIAGAVNLAESIRQQLNTTALISQEPALNITISVGCYAATATSESCIKEYVGQADKALYQSKTNGRNQVYPQLPSTE, from the coding sequence ATGACTGAGCTATGGTACTACTTTATTGCTGGAAACATTTTAGCGATTTGTATAGTGATACCTTTGGCATGGTGGTTGTTACATCGCCAGCAACAACAGATGACAACGCAAGCCGCAGAATTACGTAGTCACAGTTTTGAATTACAAATAACTTTAAATGAATTGGCTGAAAAAAATTATATTTTGCAGCAACAATCGCTAATTGACAGTTTATCCAACGCCTATAATCGTAGTTATTTTGATCAACAAATGGCGGCTGAAATTAATCGCAGCAGGCGTGAGCAAACCTCCTTGGCGTTAATCTTTATCGATATTGATCACTTTAAAACCATTAATGATCAGAGCGGTCATTTAGTAGGTGATTTGGTGATAAAGAACCTTGTTTGGTTAATACAGCAACAGTTGAAACGGGCAAGTGATAAACTGTGCCGTTACGGCGGTGATGAGTTCGCTATTATTTTACCCAATACAGAAATAGCCGGGGCCGTTAATCTAGCCGAATCTATTCGCCAGCAACTTAATACCACAGCACTTATTAGCCAAGAGCCGGCTCTGAATATTACCATAAGTGTCGGTTGCTATGCGGCAACGGCAACCAGTGAAAGCTGCATTAAAGAATATGTTGGCCAGGCTGATAAAGCCTTATATCAAAGCAAAACCAATGGCCGTAATCAGGTTTATCCGCAATTACCCAGTACAGAGTAG
- the hemB gene encoding porphobilinogen synthase, which produces MNTNRYFPASRLRRMRANTFSRDMMAENQLTVKDLIYPIFIIEGENQRESIASMPGIERLSVDLLLIEAKQLVELGIPAIALFPVTPAEIKSLDAEYAWHPDGLMQRAVRLLKQHCPELGIITDVALDPYTTHGQDGIIDENGYVLNDITTEALVKQALSHAAAGADIIAPSDMMDGRIGAIREALEDAGFVNARIMAYSAKYASHYYGPFRDAVGSSGNLKGADKKTYQMDPANSDEALHEVAQDLEEGADMVMVKPGMPYLDVVRRVKDEFCVPTFAYQVSGEYAMHMAAFQNGWLAEQPVVMESLLAFKRAGADGILTYFAKKAAIWLQQAK; this is translated from the coding sequence ATGAACACTAACCGTTATTTCCCCGCCAGTCGGCTGCGTCGTATGCGCGCAAATACTTTTAGCCGCGATATGATGGCTGAAAATCAATTAACGGTAAAAGATTTAATCTACCCCATCTTTATTATTGAAGGTGAGAATCAACGTGAAAGCATTGCTTCAATGCCGGGTATTGAACGTCTGAGTGTAGATTTATTATTAATTGAAGCCAAACAACTGGTTGAGCTAGGCATTCCAGCCATTGCTTTATTCCCTGTTACGCCAGCTGAAATTAAATCATTAGACGCCGAATATGCATGGCATCCAGATGGCTTAATGCAGCGCGCTGTTAGGTTATTAAAGCAGCATTGCCCCGAGCTTGGCATTATTACCGATGTCGCACTCGATCCTTACACTACGCACGGCCAAGATGGCATTATTGATGAAAATGGCTATGTTTTAAACGACATCACGACTGAAGCCTTAGTAAAACAAGCATTATCTCATGCTGCTGCCGGTGCCGATATAATCGCTCCATCCGATATGATGGATGGTCGAATTGGCGCTATCCGTGAAGCACTAGAAGATGCTGGTTTTGTTAATGCCCGTATTATGGCTTACTCTGCAAAATATGCTTCACATTACTATGGTCCTTTTCGGGATGCAGTTGGCTCATCAGGCAACTTAAAAGGTGCTGATAAAAAAACTTATCAAATGGACCCGGCAAACAGTGATGAAGCTTTGCACGAAGTTGCCCAAGATCTAGAGGAAGGTGCTGATATGGTTATGGTTAAACCCGGTATGCCTTATTTAGATGTGGTGCGCAGAGTCAAAGATGAATTTTGTGTGCCAACCTTCGCCTATCAGGTTAGTGGCGAATATGCGATGCATATGGCAGCATTTCAAAACGGTTGGTTAGCCGAGCAGCCTGTCGTAATGGAGTCGTTACTGGCCTTTAAACGTGCCGGTGCTGATGGTATTTTAACCTATTTTGCTAAAAAAGCCGCCATCTGGTTACAGCAAGCTAAATAG
- a CDS encoding D-cysteine desulfhydrase family protein, producing MIPFAQLSQNFTKLVLSHQPTPLEVAARMSSLLGIKLLIKRDDCTGLAGGGNKTRKLEYLLADAQKHQADTLITIGGIQSNHARQTAAAAAKFGFDCELILQDVAGAPTDNYSENGNILLNSLCGATVHKLSINDDCQQFAQQRINELTSTGKKPYLIPIGGSNVIGSMGYVQCAYELVQQINQQQHRVDHIVLATGSAGTQAGLLAGLIAADSDIPVLGINVSRPVTEQNPLVEQLLRQVLQALQLDPALAKNRVHTNGDYYGEGYGISSSVSESAIKLLAQQEGLLLDPVYTGKAMAGLIDLVHSGQLKPNSTVLFLHTGGSQALFAYRSCFNIPIYS from the coding sequence ATGATCCCTTTTGCTCAGCTCAGCCAAAATTTTACTAAATTAGTCCTTAGTCATCAGCCGACTCCCTTAGAGGTTGCGGCTAGAATGTCTAGCTTATTAGGTATTAAGCTTTTAATTAAGCGTGATGACTGTACCGGCTTAGCGGGTGGCGGTAATAAAACCCGTAAATTAGAATACTTGCTAGCAGATGCCCAAAAACACCAGGCAGATACGTTAATTACTATCGGGGGTATTCAGTCTAATCATGCTCGTCAAACGGCTGCAGCGGCAGCCAAGTTTGGTTTTGATTGTGAACTTATATTACAAGATGTCGCCGGTGCGCCAACTGATAATTACTCTGAAAACGGCAATATTTTATTAAATAGTTTATGCGGTGCGACTGTGCATAAACTGAGTATAAATGATGACTGCCAACAATTCGCACAACAGCGGATAAATGAATTAACGTCAACTGGTAAAAAACCTTACTTAATCCCTATTGGCGGTTCCAATGTTATTGGTAGCATGGGCTATGTGCAATGTGCTTACGAGTTAGTACAGCAGATAAACCAGCAACAACATCGCGTTGATCACATCGTGCTAGCCACAGGCAGTGCCGGTACACAAGCAGGCTTATTAGCCGGTTTAATTGCCGCGGATTCAGATATTCCAGTATTGGGCATTAACGTTAGCAGACCCGTAACAGAGCAAAACCCACTTGTTGAACAGCTATTACGCCAAGTTCTGCAGGCCTTACAGCTTGACCCAGCACTTGCAAAAAATCGAGTACATACTAATGGCGACTATTATGGTGAAGGCTATGGTATTAGCTCTAGTGTCAGTGAAAGCGCCATTAAATTATTAGCGCAACAAGAAGGCCTACTATTAGATCCGGTTTATACCGGTAAAGCCATGGCAGGCCTTATCGACTTAGTCCACAGCGGCCAGCTAAAACCCAACAGCACAGTATTGTTTTTACATACCGGCGGCAGCCAAGCATTGTTTGCTTATCGTTCCTGCTTCAATATTCCAATTTATTCATAA
- the sodC gene encoding superoxide dismutase family protein: MKLQFIVFSILSTGLLTACMPDNTETISTPVPDRILAEQKKAIILNFDIHRVSAQGVAEKIGTITAEDGAEGLYFKTNLQGLTPGEHGFHVHQNPDCGPGQSQDKSPAAAAGGHYDPTSSDLHNGPGGNGHKGDLPLLTVDNDGNANQTIIAPHLKLADLEGRALVIHQGGDNFSDQPKPLGGGGERIACGITK; encoded by the coding sequence ATGAAACTGCAATTTATTGTTTTCTCAATTTTAAGCACCGGCTTACTCACTGCATGTATGCCAGATAATACTGAGACGATATCAACCCCCGTACCGGATAGAATATTAGCCGAGCAAAAAAAAGCGATAATACTTAACTTCGATATACATCGAGTGTCTGCCCAGGGTGTAGCTGAAAAAATAGGTACCATTACAGCTGAAGATGGCGCGGAAGGACTTTATTTTAAAACCAACTTACAAGGCTTAACACCTGGCGAACACGGCTTTCATGTCCATCAAAACCCTGATTGTGGCCCAGGCCAAAGCCAAGATAAATCGCCTGCAGCCGCAGCAGGCGGACATTATGATCCAACAAGTAGTGACTTACACAATGGCCCGGGTGGTAATGGTCATAAAGGAGATTTACCGCTTCTCACTGTCGATAATGATGGTAATGCCAACCAGACAATAATTGCGCCTCATCTTAAGCTCGCTGACTTAGAAGGCCGCGCTTTAGTTATCCATCAAGGTGGTGATAATTTTTCTGATCAGCCTAAACCTTTAGGTGGTGGTGGCGAGCGTATTGCTTGTGGTATTACAAAATAA
- the gppA gene encoding guanosine-5'-triphosphate,3'-diphosphate diphosphatase, with product MVQDHLVTDLANLASLPEQSSHQDIYAVIDLGSNSFHMLMVKVVAGSVQVIGRVKRKVRLAAGLNQQQILHLDAMTRGWECLALFAERLQDIPAENIRIVGTATLRLAKNADRFLQHAETIIGQKIQVISGEEEARIIYLGVAHTSTNHRKRLVIDIGGASTEVIVGEGYTPALLVSLNMGCVTYLEQYFADHVLTAAHFNQAITAAELLIQDIVKPYRQHGWQLALGASGTVQAVQEILIAQGTDEHITLARLELIMQQAIACQHISRLAITGLAQDRKLAFASGLAILIALFRQLNIKTMILSGGALREGVLYSLLPQLHQNDVRNRTVQSLMVRYFIDQQQAQRVAEVAADLALQLEPSWDLKCFDGHNLLHSSALIHEIGLLIEYKNHHHHGAYIITHTELPGFTRAQQQLLMALVHNHRADINDKIIANQTMTSVLLAQRLTRILRLAVILSMRRRDEVLPQVSISSDSEKLLLTLPDSWLEQHPLMSAELEQEIQYQQLAGWHLTIS from the coding sequence ATGGTTCAAGACCACCTCGTAACCGACCTCGCTAATCTAGCTAGCTTACCTGAGCAGTCATCGCATCAAGATATTTATGCGGTGATTGATTTAGGTTCGAACAGCTTTCACATGTTAATGGTGAAAGTTGTTGCTGGCTCAGTACAAGTTATTGGCCGAGTTAAGCGTAAAGTGCGCTTAGCTGCAGGTTTAAATCAACAGCAAATACTCCATCTTGATGCCATGACCCGTGGCTGGGAATGTTTAGCCTTATTTGCTGAGCGTTTGCAAGATATACCCGCAGAAAACATCCGAATTGTTGGTACCGCTACATTACGTTTAGCTAAAAATGCTGATCGATTTTTGCAGCATGCTGAAACCATTATTGGTCAAAAAATTCAGGTTATTAGCGGTGAAGAAGAAGCACGTATCATTTATCTTGGCGTGGCGCATACTTCCACTAATCACCGTAAGCGTTTAGTCATTGATATTGGTGGCGCAAGTACCGAAGTGATAGTGGGTGAAGGCTATACGCCGGCACTATTGGTCAGTTTAAATATGGGCTGCGTGACCTATTTAGAGCAATACTTTGCTGATCATGTCTTAACGGCTGCTCATTTTAATCAGGCCATTACTGCGGCTGAACTACTGATCCAAGATATTGTAAAACCTTACCGCCAACATGGCTGGCAATTAGCGTTGGGCGCGTCAGGTACGGTACAGGCAGTGCAAGAAATATTAATTGCCCAAGGTACAGATGAGCATATTACCCTAGCGCGATTAGAGTTAATTATGCAGCAAGCTATTGCTTGTCAGCATATATCTCGGTTGGCTATTACCGGTTTAGCTCAAGATCGTAAGTTAGCCTTTGCGTCTGGCTTAGCCATTTTAATTGCTTTGTTTCGCCAACTGAATATTAAAACCATGATTTTATCAGGTGGTGCTTTGCGTGAGGGGGTACTGTATAGCTTGTTGCCACAGTTACATCAAAATGATGTCCGTAATCGTACGGTACAAAGCCTAATGGTGCGCTATTTTATTGATCAGCAGCAAGCACAACGGGTCGCTGAAGTGGCAGCCGATTTAGCGTTACAACTTGAACCTAGTTGGGACTTAAAGTGTTTTGATGGTCACAATTTATTGCACAGTAGTGCTTTAATTCATGAAATTGGCTTATTAATTGAGTATAAAAACCATCATCATCATGGTGCTTATATTATTACTCATACTGAGTTACCGGGTTTTACGCGGGCCCAGCAGCAACTGCTGATGGCGTTAGTGCATAATCACCGAGCCGATATCAATGATAAGATAATTGCCAATCAAACCATGACCTCAGTGCTACTGGCACAGCGTTTAACCCGAATTTTACGCTTAGCAGTTATTCTGTCTATGCGCCGTCGAGATGAAGTTTTACCTCAAGTTAGCATTAGTAGCGACAGCGAAAAGCTATTATTAACCCTGCCGGACAGTTGGTTAGAGCAACATCCATTGATGTCTGCAGAATTAGAGCAAGAAATACAATATCAGCAATTAGCTGGTTGGCATTTGACGATTAGTTAA
- the rhlB gene encoding ATP-dependent RNA helicase RhlB, giving the protein MNKTHLTSHKFADFALAPQVLAALDAEGYGYCTPIQAQCLPLALAGKDIAGQAQTGTGKTLAFLTATFHHLLTHPAKSRGQPRALIMAPTRELAVQIHQDAKMMAEKSNLRLGLIYGGEGYDTQRQLLESGVDILIGTTGRLIDYLKQGLYDLSQIQVVVLDEADRMFDLGFIKDIRFMFNRMPPATERLSLLFSATLSYKVQELAFEKMNQPEHIHVAPEEMTGSRISEELFYPSDEHKLPLLLSLMEEEWPDKAIVFANTKHWCEEVHAWLEADGHRVGLLTGDVIQKKRLRILEDFSSGKIDVLVATDVAARGLHIPKVSHIFNYDLPDDCEDYVHRIGRTGRAGESGKAISFACERYALNLTAIEDYIRHSVPVTQYDATALLDDLKVPKPRARRRSSAQARSTGRSTAGRSSHGSRPPRNRPR; this is encoded by the coding sequence ATGAATAAAACTCACTTAACGTCACATAAATTCGCCGATTTCGCATTGGCACCTCAGGTCCTAGCTGCATTAGATGCAGAAGGTTACGGCTATTGTACGCCTATTCAAGCGCAATGTTTACCGCTAGCGTTAGCTGGCAAAGACATTGCAGGCCAAGCACAAACAGGTACTGGCAAAACGCTAGCCTTTTTAACAGCCACTTTCCACCACTTGCTTACCCATCCTGCTAAAAGCAGAGGTCAGCCTCGGGCGCTTATTATGGCACCTACGCGTGAGCTGGCGGTACAGATCCATCAAGATGCAAAAATGATGGCTGAAAAGTCAAATTTGCGTCTAGGTCTTATCTATGGGGGCGAAGGTTACGATACTCAACGCCAACTATTAGAAAGTGGTGTTGATATTTTAATTGGCACAACAGGTCGCTTAATTGATTATTTAAAGCAAGGCTTGTACGACTTATCACAAATTCAAGTTGTGGTACTTGATGAAGCTGATCGGATGTTCGATCTTGGTTTTATTAAAGATATCCGCTTTATGTTTAACCGTATGCCTCCAGCAACCGAACGTTTAAGTTTGCTGTTTTCTGCCACGCTATCTTATAAGGTACAAGAGCTGGCATTTGAAAAAATGAACCAACCAGAACATATTCACGTTGCCCCGGAAGAAATGACCGGTAGCCGCATTAGTGAAGAGTTATTTTATCCTTCAGATGAACATAAATTACCGTTATTACTGTCTTTAATGGAAGAAGAATGGCCAGATAAAGCCATTGTTTTTGCTAACACTAAGCATTGGTGCGAAGAAGTGCATGCTTGGTTAGAGGCAGATGGCCATCGGGTAGGTTTACTAACCGGTGATGTGATCCAGAAAAAGCGTTTACGTATTTTAGAAGACTTTAGCAGCGGTAAAATAGATGTTTTAGTAGCGACTGATGTTGCTGCGCGTGGTTTACATATTCCAAAAGTAAGCCATATATTTAATTATGATTTACCCGACGACTGCGAAGACTATGTGCACCGTATTGGTCGTACTGGCCGCGCAGGTGAAAGTGGCAAGGCAATTAGTTTTGCTTGTGAGCGCTATGCCCTTAATTTAACCGCCATTGAAGATTATATTCGTCACTCAGTACCAGTGACTCAATATGATGCGACAGCGCTGTTAGATGACTTAAAAGTACCTAAACCGCGAGCGCGTCGTCGCTCATCTGCGCAAGCACGCAGTACCGGTCGCAGTACTGCAGGACGCAGTAGTCATGGTTCAAGACCACCTCGTAACCGACCTCGCTAA
- the trxA gene encoding thioredoxin TrxA: MSEHILQVSDDSFESDVLKSDTPVLVDFWAEWCGPCKMIAPILEDVAKEYSGKVSVAKVNIDHNPNTPPKFGIRGIPTLLLFKQGQVAATKVGALSKTQLKEFLDSNI, translated from the coding sequence ATGAGCGAGCATATTTTACAGGTTTCTGATGATAGTTTTGAAAGCGATGTTTTAAAATCAGACACGCCAGTATTAGTAGATTTTTGGGCTGAGTGGTGTGGTCCATGCAAAATGATTGCCCCAATTCTTGAAGATGTTGCTAAAGAATATAGCGGTAAAGTCAGCGTAGCTAAGGTTAATATTGATCATAACCCTAATACGCCGCCTAAATTTGGTATTCGTGGCATTCCTACCTTGTTGTTATTTAAACAAGGCCAAGTTGCCGCCACCAAAGTAGGTGCATTATCTAAAACTCAGTTAAAAGAGTTTTTAGACAGCAATATCTAA
- the rho gene encoding transcription termination factor Rho: MHLTELKLKPINELVQLAESKGLENMARLRKQDIIFAILKSHAKNGEEIFGNGVLEILQDGFGFLRSGDSSYLAGPDDIYISPSQIRRFNLRTGDSIAGLIRPPKEGERYFALLKVNEVNFGRPEQARNKILFENLTPLHANSRLRMERGNGSREDLTARVLDLASPIGKGQRGLIVAPPKAGKTILLQNIAQSIAANHPDCVLMVLLIDERPEEVTEMQRLVKGEVIASTFDEPASRHVQVAEMVIEKAKRLVEHKKDVIILLDSITRLARAYNTVIPSSGKVLTGGVDANALHKPKRFFGAARNVEEGGSLTIIATALVDTGSKMDEVIYEEFKGTGNMELHLSRKIAERRIFPAIDFNRSGTRREELLASAEELQKMWILRKIIHPMDESDGIEFLIDRLLMTKTNDEFFDSMKRQKN; encoded by the coding sequence ATGCATTTAACAGAACTGAAACTAAAGCCAATTAACGAACTGGTTCAATTGGCCGAGTCTAAGGGCCTTGAAAATATGGCCCGCCTGCGCAAACAAGACATTATTTTTGCCATTTTAAAATCTCATGCTAAAAATGGCGAAGAGATATTTGGTAATGGCGTACTAGAAATCCTGCAGGACGGTTTCGGTTTTTTACGCTCTGGCGATAGCTCGTACTTAGCAGGCCCAGATGATATTTATATCTCGCCAAGTCAAATACGTCGCTTTAACTTACGTACTGGTGACAGTATTGCCGGTTTAATCCGACCACCTAAAGAAGGCGAACGTTACTTCGCTTTATTAAAAGTTAACGAAGTTAACTTTGGTCGTCCTGAACAAGCCCGCAATAAAATTCTTTTCGAAAACTTAACACCGCTACATGCCAACTCACGTTTACGTATGGAACGTGGTAACGGTAGCCGTGAAGATCTTACAGCACGTGTACTAGATTTAGCCTCACCCATTGGTAAAGGCCAACGTGGATTAATTGTTGCTCCGCCAAAAGCCGGTAAAACAATCCTATTACAAAATATCGCCCAATCAATTGCTGCTAACCACCCTGACTGTGTGTTAATGGTATTGCTAATTGATGAGCGACCAGAAGAAGTAACTGAAATGCAGCGCTTAGTTAAAGGTGAAGTTATTGCTTCTACCTTCGATGAGCCAGCGAGTCGTCACGTTCAAGTGGCAGAAATGGTTATTGAAAAAGCCAAACGCTTAGTTGAGCACAAAAAAGACGTTATTATTTTACTCGACTCTATTACGCGTCTTGCTCGTGCTTATAACACGGTTATTCCAAGCTCAGGTAAGGTATTAACCGGTGGTGTCGATGCCAACGCTTTACATAAACCGAAACGTTTCTTTGGTGCAGCACGGAATGTAGAAGAAGGTGGCAGCTTAACTATTATCGCTACGGCCTTAGTAGATACCGGCTCGAAAATGGATGAAGTTATTTACGAAGAGTTTAAAGGCACCGGTAATATGGAGCTACACTTATCGCGTAAAATTGCTGAACGTCGTATTTTCCCTGCTATCGATTTTAATCGCTCTGGTACTCGTCGTGAAGAGCTATTAGCTTCTGCCGAAGAACTGCAAAAAATGTGGATATTACGTAAAATCATCCATCCAATGGATGAAAGCGATGGTATTGAATTCTTAATCGATCGGTTATTAATGACTAAAACCAATGATGAATTTTTTGATTCCATGAAACGGCAAAAAAATTAA
- a CDS encoding NAD(P)/FAD-dependent oxidoreductase: MNCPRIVIIGGGAGGLELASRLGNKLGRNSGSNNRAHITLVDKNHTHIWKPLLHEVATGTLDVEIDQLSYRAHAAAHHFEFQLGSLTDINRDQQQVILAPIEDDGEEVLASRALEYDYLVLAIGSVSNHFNTPGVAEHCIFLDSPEQAQRFQHYLLMAYLKLNSPAHPKDKLNIAIVGAGATGVELAAELYHAAAELNLYGYADLRQNRLNIQLIEAGPRILPALPERIALAAHKELTKLGVTVRTSTKVTAATKTGLLLDEQHVEAELMVWAAGIKAPDFLKDIAGLENNRINQLVVNQQLQTTRDAKIYAIGDCAGCPLPDNKWVPPRAQSAHQMASLVAKNIIADIAGKPQKDYHYKDHGSLISLSRFGTVGSLMGNLVGGAMMIEGRIARLAYMSLYRMHQVALHGWLRMILISLVARINRIVRPKLKLH; this comes from the coding sequence ATGAACTGTCCGCGCATTGTTATTATCGGTGGTGGTGCTGGTGGGCTAGAATTAGCCAGTCGGCTTGGCAATAAGTTAGGCCGAAACTCAGGTAGCAACAACCGCGCTCATATCACCCTAGTGGATAAAAACCATACCCATATCTGGAAGCCGTTATTGCACGAAGTCGCCACCGGCACCTTAGATGTAGAAATTGATCAACTGAGTTATCGCGCTCATGCCGCAGCGCATCACTTTGAATTTCAACTTGGCAGTCTTACTGATATCAATCGTGACCAACAGCAGGTTATACTCGCGCCCATTGAAGATGATGGTGAAGAAGTATTAGCCTCTCGGGCACTAGAATATGACTACCTAGTACTGGCGATAGGTAGTGTGTCTAACCATTTTAATACCCCTGGCGTAGCCGAACACTGTATTTTTCTGGATAGCCCTGAACAAGCGCAGCGCTTTCAGCATTATTTATTAATGGCGTATTTAAAATTAAACTCGCCTGCCCATCCTAAAGATAAACTAAATATTGCTATTGTTGGTGCCGGCGCCACAGGTGTTGAACTCGCTGCCGAGCTCTATCATGCGGCCGCAGAACTTAACTTATATGGCTATGCTGATTTACGCCAAAACCGGCTAAACATTCAATTAATTGAAGCTGGGCCACGTATTTTACCCGCATTACCCGAGCGTATTGCTCTCGCTGCACACAAAGAATTGACAAAGCTCGGGGTGACTGTTCGCACCAGCACCAAAGTCACAGCCGCCACTAAAACCGGTTTGCTGTTAGACGAGCAGCATGTAGAGGCAGAACTAATGGTCTGGGCGGCTGGCATTAAAGCGCCAGACTTTTTAAAAGATATTGCTGGCTTAGAAAACAATCGTATTAACCAGCTAGTGGTTAATCAACAATTGCAAACCACTCGTGATGCTAAAATTTATGCTATTGGTGATTGTGCAGGTTGTCCACTGCCAGACAATAAATGGGTGCCACCCAGAGCACAATCGGCGCATCAGATGGCCAGTTTAGTCGCAAAGAACATTATTGCTGATATCGCCGGTAAGCCACAAAAAGACTATCACTATAAAGATCATGGCTCATTAATATCGCTGAGTCGTTTTGGTACTGTAGGTAGTTTAATGGGTAATCTAGTCGGCGGCGCCATGATGATAGAAGGCCGTATTGCGCGCCTTGCTTATATGTCTTTATATCGCATGCACCAAGTCGCCTTACACGGCTGGTTAAGAATGATATTAATTAGTTTAGTAGCACGAATTAACCGCATTGTTAGACCCAAGCTCAAATTGCATTGA